The DNA window GAGTTCCACGTCCTGCCCCCGGTGCGGCAACCGACGCCGGATGTAGGTGGCCGACTCCACAACGATGGGCACAAGGTTGCGCCGTTCCAGCTTCGGTTGGGAGCCGATGTCGGAGAACCGATTGGCGATGCGTCGGAGCCGTTCCACGTCGTTTTCGATCTCGTCGAGTGCCTCCGCTCGTTGCTCCTCCTCCAGCTCCGACGACCGCAGCATCTGAATCCATCCCATCAGGCTGGACAGCGGGGTGCCGAGCTGATGGGCTGCCTCTCGGGCCATCCCCATCCAGAGGCTGCTCTGCTCATTCCGCCGGATGTAGGAAAAGCCGAGGTAGCCCACCAGAATGAAGAGCCCCACGAACAGAAACTGCACCCACGGAAAGATGCGAAGCTCCTGGATGAGCCAGGACTCATCGTAGTACAGGTACTGGGTGAATTGCGCTCCCGACCGTGCGGTGATGCTCTCGTCTGCCGTCGAAAGATCAACCCGAATCGGAATGGGCTCAAACGTAGCGGCCATCTCCTCCGTACGGCGACGGAGCTGTCGGAGTGCCACCGAATCCTTCGTCGCCAGAGACGACAGGGTGTCGGGAACCTCTACGTTGCGCCAGAAGCGTGGATGCCGGCCGGTCGAGTCCGTTATGATGGCCGGGATGCCAAACCGATTCGGCTCGATGATCTCGTTGAGAATAAAATTGAGCTCATTCGTCGGCGGCATGGTCTGTGCCCAGTCGACGGCTTGCTGGTACCGTGCCAGCTGTTCGACCGGCGGCCGGGCGGGGGGATCGCCCTGCTCCACCCGACGGAGATAATCTTCCAGGGCCCGGAAGTCACTCAGGTGGGGATTAACGGACTGTCGCTGCGCCTTCACCACCTCGGCGTGGGCATCGGCCCAGAGCTGAATGAGGGCCTGCTCCCGCTCACGGAGGCGGTCCACCAGACGCTGAGTGTAGAGGAGCGACGCAACGGCAATGACGCCCGCCAGCACAATGAGTCCAAGCTTCAGGCGGACGGACCAGCGATACGTGTTCATGAAAGAAGGTCCTGTTCGTCGTTCCGAAAACAACCACGGGACGGCTTCCCAAGGACCAGACCCGCACTGGTTCCCACCCCCAGACGCCCCACGCGCTCCAGACGGCCCAACGGGGGACAATACATAGCAGAGCGCCGCTGGACTCCAACGGCGCTCTGCACAAATGCTCTACAATGTGTGGACTCTGATTCGGTCACGGCAACCAGCAGTGCCTCAACGGGAGGCCTCCGCCAGGTTACGCCGCTGCAGGCTGTTCCACATCCGAAATGATCTGGTCGCGGCGCGGGCCATTCGAGACCATGCCGACATCCACGTCTAGATACTCGCCGATGAACGCCAGGTAGTCCTTCGCTTCCGTCGGCAATTCGTGGAAGTGACGCACGTCGGTGATGTCCTCCGACCATCCCGGCAAGGTCTCGTAGACGGGATCGACTTTTTCGAGGGTCTGCGCCTCGCTCGGAAAGCGGCGGGTTTTCTTGCCGTCGTACCGGTACTGTGTACACACCTTGAGCTCCTCCATCCCCGAAAGGATGTCGAGCTTTGTAATGGCCAGATCGTTAAATCCATTGATCATGCTCGTATAGCGGAGCGCAACAAGGTCGAGCCAACCACAGCGGCGTGGACGCCCGGTCGTAGCTCCGAATTCACCGCCCTTCTGCCGAAGCGCCTCTCCGGCTTCGTTGTCGAGTTCGGTCGGAAACGGCCCGTTGCCCACCCGGGTGCAATACGCCTTGGCGATGCCAAGGACGCGGTCCACCGCCGTAGGTGGCACCCCAAGCCCCGTGCAGCACCCGCCGGCCGTCGGATGGCTGGACGTCACGTACGGGT is part of the Salinibacter sp. 10B genome and encodes:
- a CDS encoding HAMP domain-containing sensor histidine kinase, with the protein product MNTYRWSVRLKLGLIVLAGVIAVASLLYTQRLVDRLREREQALIQLWADAHAEVVKAQRQSVNPHLSDFRALEDYLRRVEQGDPPARPPVEQLARYQQAVDWAQTMPPTNELNFILNEIIEPNRFGIPAIITDSTGRHPRFWRNVEVPDTLSSLATKDSVALRQLRRRTEEMAATFEPIPIRVDLSTADESITARSGAQFTQYLYYDESWLIQELRIFPWVQFLFVGLFILVGYLGFSYIRRNEQSSLWMGMAREAAHQLGTPLSSLMGWIQMLRSSELEEEQRAEALDEIENDVERLRRIANRFSDIGSQPKLERRNLVPIVVESATYIRRRLPHRGQDVELAVDLPSALEVEVNQELFAWVMENLLKNALDAIQDETGRIAVTGGREDGRVYVEVEDTGAGIERRQWGNVFRPGFSTKKRGWGLGLSLARRVVETYHGGTLELVESTVGEGSTFRVELPDS